taacatcgtaaaattacgttacactcaaagcaatgtagaatcaaacgatttcaataaaaatatcacaattatttacgcaaattaacaaaacattatttgtaaaattatccgcccaaattacgtaggtaggtaagagtctgaggtcagccatttttaaacttcttcttaatttagctgcataacaatcatgttagggataccagatgaaaatatcataattttatgggtaattttgacctcgaagttttttcgtacttctaattccaaaaaataaataaacaaatgttgtgacatagacctagcattacatagaccagctatacgcgtgcgcccgtaagggatagacatagatgacgtcataaacgtggggataccatattggtaaaaattaccccaatatttgatatcacgttggggcgattaccctggaggcaaagttagcttgtttgacggtattaaaacattgttaaataaaatgtcaatgggccgttctttttaggcgtataaacaatgaaatacctcctataattcgcgcaggtggttaaaaactaaacatgtttagtaaataaaacgtaaaataaaatgtattatgggttttaatttaaagaaatcacaaatcgcaatcacaccaattaatgtacaccacatttaatcttcacaacatttgtttatttattttttggaattagaagtacgaaaaaacttcgaggtcaaaattacccataaaattatgatattttcatctggtatccctaacatgattgttatgcagctaaattaagaagaagtttaaaaatggctgatctcagactcttacctacctacgtaatttgggcggataattttacaaataatgttttgttaatttgcgtaaataattgtgatatttttattgaaatcgtttgattctacattgctttgagtgtaacgtaattttacgatgttattctcacatattgcgttaagaggaaggtgtaagataccgtacttacgtgtgaaaggttatgatctcatatttttgctcagagcggctattacagccgattacagaacaattcaccagtattttatcaaagttcaagcattcaaaacgctaaccatcactatatttcataagagaaagcacaatttcatacaaaacaacgataattaaacaagcaacgaacaaacatgacatgtcacgtacttatttgtttgccacaacctcggttgtggcagcggtggaaaagtgaaactatgacaaggacaaacaataacagcgctttctctgctactcctactgaaagatacataagactatcccgttcggtcattttcccccactcctcatgaccaatccagttatactagattcatgtgttgtgaagattaaatgtggtgtacattaattggtgtgattgcgatttgtgatttctttaaattaaaacccataatacattttattttacgttttatttactaaacatgtttagtttttaaccacctgcgcgaattataggaggtatttcattgtttatacgcctaaaaagaacggcccattgacattttatttaacaattttttaataccgtcaaacaagctaactttgcctccagggtaatcgccccaacgtgatatcaaatattggggtaatttttaccaatatggtatccccacgtttatgacgtcatctatgtctatcccttacgggcgcacgcgtatagctggtctatgtaatgctaggtctatgggatTTCAAGGGATTTCATATTGACATTTAAAGTAGCGTTTAAATCTCGCGAACAATATCTTAATACAATAGTAAAACTTTGCATGGTTATTAATTTCAGCAAAgtaaaactataatttaaagtgttatattttagtaataacataataaacataCTTAATATGCTGTTCATCATTTATGTCTGTGTTGTCTGTGAATGTGTTCATACAAAATTGCTGTtcaagagtaaaaaaaaaaaagagtaatATTTGAACGTACTGTTTAAAACTCGAACGTAAATAATGCATGCGGGTGGGGTGTATAGAAAAGTAAATTGGCTGgtattaaatacaaacaaaatgtATTCGTTTATTTAAAAGCAATTAAAATAACTCCCGACTTGTTATTCAATGTGTGATCTCTTACTTCAGTAATTAATATCGCACAATGGAAGCAGATTCAACTACTTTGGACACCAGTCCGAAGGATACAAGTTTTCAGCCAGTTTTCCCTTTCTCCGTTAGTCCAGGGTAAgttttaaaaattgatttatGAGGTATTCAAATTATAAGAAGAAtatttaaacaaatgcaaaatgTTTTGATGGCTaacttacttttttaaatttaaggaaCAACCAGCTCTACAACACTTTTGCAACGCATAGTGGTGAAAGGAGTCTCGAATGGCAGATTGTTGAGAAGCTGCAAGCACATGGACTTCTGCCTAAAACGGTGAAGTGCCCCGCAGGGAAGGCCGAGTGCAGAGTGGTGTGCAAAAATGCCAGAGTTATTGATAGGTATGTTAGGGCTGAATGACTAAATCCAAGAAACTGTATCCTAGCTGGAAAAAAATGTGGGCTGGAGGAGGAGCCCAGATTCATTCTGTCGTTTGGACTCTTAGATTCCACTCATTACAAATTTTTTGTACTCTTAAGACCCTCTTTACCAAATGTTGAATACTAGACAGAATTTACTGCAAAGCAAAATTATCAGCTTGGCACTACACATAGCTACATATATGCATGaaggggtgctaagctaatagttttgctgactgtatgtTTAAGCCAAAACTATCACACTATTCCAGAGTCCAATGGGTGTGTGAAACATGTGGGACTCGGCAGCCAGTGCGCCTTGGCTCATTCTTCATGAAGCTCCAGTGCTCCCTGCTTCAAGCTCTGCAAATCATCCTGGCGTGGAGCGAGGATGGTGACATCACGCAGGCTGCGCAGCACTTTGGTACGCTTTTTTACTTTGAGCtacataatatcaaagatagggATAAccccgtaatagatgaatacagtctaaagaaaaaatgtgcctcgaaaatcacgaaaatttgattctcgatcagatggcgccactagctttggcctactctcgtatagagggtgttgacggttttgattgttacttataattttaacacatatcagtgaaagaacatgggtcaaaatcatataaaaataattaatgcaaataaagaaatcatttatccatatttaaatacattttaacgtatttttataaatcttcatttttagttttaaagtatgttgaTTTGTGAAtgaatggcagtaaatttacagtggttacaaaatttactatgacagtaccgctctatcttattatatcctctttgataatattaagtaagtaagtaaatcatCTTATTTGCTCCAATAATAATACAatcttacaaaataaataatgaaatacgACCATGATCAATCAAGTTAATATTTAGATCCTTTATCATGAAAACTTATAGACGTGATTTGAAATATAATAAGTTTATTGGCATTTGGATTATATTTCTGTACAATCTTGTGACAAACatgataataatatgaaataaaactatgaaaacggattatatcgcgtatattgaatttataatacatcccgacgtttaatccgttttcatagttttatttcatgagtaactatcgcggtaaccgaagacaatattatgataacAATATGTTTTCACTGTATTCTTATATTGAAAATGGCCTTTTGATTTATGGTATAAATGTATCTAATATCAAAAAAGTCtatacattctttttttttatatgtgcaTTATGTGCAATGTGCAACTATTACAAAGATAATTCAATGTTTCATGCTAACATTCCTTATAGACTGGTGAGTATAATATGGTATTTTTAGTATCTTACTGTATATCTGTtctattatcattattatctgGTTGCAAATTTCTAATAAAATGTACTGTTGCACTGTGGTGTGTTTTGAACAAGATCATGAGatcacataattaaaaaaaatgtgtgctaagttttaaattaagttaaacCCTGGGATTCCTCTAAAATTATTTCGTCCCTTCTCTTATATTGACCCAGAGGAGGGTAAGGCCGCGATCTTGACACACCCGACCGGCGGATCGACAAACGGCTTATCAAGGCCATTCATGCATGAATCTGATTCACACATAATGagctataaaaatgtattttaacaaTTCCAGGAGTAAAAGATCGCGTAGCAACCGCCATCTATAACAAAATGGATGACCTGGCCATCAACGCGCAGATGAAGGACCAGCTGGGTGGCGAGAACAGTGTGGTGCTCGCCGAGATGTACCCAGACTGCATCAACAGGCTGTCTCCTGACACAACAGACACACCACATGTTCATAGAATACTTATGCTGGCAGACACTAATGTAAGTTACACTGCAACACAACGAGATAGATGCGCATAATTAAGCTCAGATGGCACTGCAATCGTTAAAAACTAAACCAATTTCTTGTTTATGGAGTTAAGAAGTAGTCATAGCTCAAGGcaaataatacttaaaaattGCTTGTAATAGTTGttaatagtttttagggttcaatACCCAAAGGATTAAAACgggacccctattactaagattctgtccatctgtctgtctgtccgtctgtcagtcaccaggctgtatctcaagaaccgtgatagctagacagttgaaattttcacagattatgtatttctgttgccgctataacaacaaatactaacaaaacagaatgaaataaatattaaagttgggctcccatacaacaaacgtcattttttgccgttttttgcgtaatggtacggaacccttcgcgcgcgagttcgattcgcacttggccggctttaaCTATTGAGCAACGTAAGGTATCATGTCCTGTGATTTTATTGCTTCATCACTATGGTTACCACCTATTTTGAGAGCAATAGAGAGACAAacttcaatagggaatattacgcgaaactctgcgtagggggcgccactaccacaatctgagggtctatcgcgaaacaagaaaatggaaacttcgttatctaacatctctgtcacttgcatattcgagcgataaagaggcagcgaaatttcggattcgcgtttcccggtaggtcctctgtaaacaaaccgctgtgatgcatcaatgtcatattttattatctctgaaaacttgtcaaaaacctgttaatggtacagtatgtataagttactctatggtttattaaAAAGGCTAGTACTGCACTCCGGTGGCAGAAcgttgcagtaatatcccctattatacCTGTTCCAGGTGACATACAATATTGAttcagtatttatttttaatcctCGGTTTTTTCACAGCACATACCTACACGCTACTGGCTGCACGTCATAAAAGAGGACAATAAGAAAACACCACCAAATAACTCATTGGACTCTGAGGTATAAATATTTAGCTACTTTTGTATAGTCTGGTAAACCATTAGTCAATAGAAAGAAGTGAAAAATTCAAAACTTGTAGCGTATGTTATACATATTGACTCTTTGCTCTATGGAAAATGGCAATAGTAATATAGGTCACctagggcccatttctcgaacggtattacgGCCTGGCCATGACATCGCGCGacagcggcagcggcgagcggcggccataggtgggaacgaaaggtccgatcgctgtctctcgctccaacctatggccgccgctcgccgctgccgccaccgcgcgatgtcgtggccgagccgttagactaatattattagtccacgaactgtcaaatcgtatgggttaccatgccaacacactaataatatcaCACTAATACCGTTCGAAAAATGGGCCCCTACCTATATTTAGGGTGGTATGTACCTGTCCGATATTTGATCAAatttgtatttgcgtctcacattttgcttaataagAGAGTGAAACGCAATTCACGCAATGCACATTTGATcaaatgtgccgttttcaatcaataccttttgcttgaaaacgacacaaatattggacagatggaatatcACCCTAATACCCTAATATAGGTAGGTGACCTATATTAATCATATTTGCCGCCATTTTCCATTAGTTTACCagacttagggccagttgcaccaaccacaattaacagactgattaacgtcaagcagcagagaactatgaaactttccatacaataaaatttagcaaacggtaaaacggtgacagacggtttggtgcaaccgaccctataTATGTTACGTTAAGTATATTTGAATATGGTAATTCCTCCTGTTCTGTCCCAATGCTGGATAGTAGCCTAGGGATCAGATAAAGCTGTATTTCAAAACCTAGTATTTTCTACGAAGACTACCGATAAGATGTAACATAACAGTGAAAACCAAAACGTCACATAAGTTCAAACATCCAACTAAGATGTCAATATTACCgcgaaacaatagttatttgttttacaagggggaaaagttgttgtttaacctctgaTGTTAATATTGATACACGAGTAAGagaaagatttcaaaattaattcacgagcgtagcgagtggttcgaaaaatggaatgtTGAGCGTTGCTAGGCTTTCAAGGCACGAGAGTTAAACACATTTTGCCACccagtgaaacacaaaatttgttACCATTGCGTTTGATTACTTGGCTTTCTTATCAGTtgttgaacaatcaagagagcctttaccagctgatgTGGTTAAAATTTCTTTTCAGCATTTGAGAGCAACAGTAGAAGAGGTGGTGAAGAAGGCAACGCTACCCAATTCAATAATAGTGACCGGGAACAGTGTACCCGCGATAGAGGGCGCCTGCTCCACACAACAGCTGCTGCAGCACTGCGATGCCGATATGCAACATTTTCGtgagtaacatttttttacattgtgaaaAACAAAGGATCACCTACCTTGTTCGAGTGTAGGATTTAAGTattaaggtacttattaaaataactgGATATTTTTTTAGGCTGGTCAAATATGGCCAGTATTCAATGTTGTATTGCTGTTAAACATTATACCGTGTTACCGTGGCCAAATTATTCGGCATTGGAGTGTACCATAAGCTAGAAAAGCTTTATTCTTAGACTAGGAAGGACCataggtagtttttagggttccgtacccagagggtaaaaacgggaccctattactaagactccactgtgtgtctgtctgtccgtctgtcaccaggctgtatctcataaaccgtgatagctagacagttgaaattttcacagatgatgtatttccgttgccgctataacaacaaatactaaaaacagaataatataaatatttaagtggggctcccatacaagaaacgtgatttttttgctgatttttttccgtagtggtacggaacccttcgtgcgcgagtccgactcgcacttggccggttttttatcagtTGACGTCGTATCAGGCGCATTTCGTCTTTGGCTCTGCCTTttgatataggtacagtcaTTAATAACCGACAAAGGGTACAGTTTAAAATAAACCGTCATGCACTCCAATAAGGTTTAATACGAGTATAGCTTCTTGTATTTTGTTGTTTCGCTCGGACGGAattcatacaataaaatatttcaacatTAAACTTAGTTAACTTAGTGTACCAATATGACCATATAACAAACTTTAGGTACTAtataacataacaaaaaaacttataattggtcaagcgtgagtcagactctacaaaaaaatccaaactttataaaaaaaagtccagCGGAATCTTCGGTACGCGATTTTGACTtggttgaatattttttatccgTGCAACGAACGCATTTGTgtagtgtacctacctatatttatcTTCCGccgcgtcttacgtaagcgaacaacttgcGAACGCGAAGTGAAGCGGCGCGGctcggcgcggcgggcccacggcgtgcgcgttcgcaacgagatcgcccatgtaggacacttctataggtatcaaaagattgattcaccccgcgtcgcatcgcttcgcttcgcgttcgcgtgttgttcgccttcgcctacgtagtacgctttACGATTGCGGCGCAATGGGATTTTAAGTATGAATTAGActttaaattaatctttaaaaaaaagatgtgTGCCtgatagttttttatttaaaatgtaagtttttatttGGGTCATTTGTTAGAGTAAGTTAATAAGTTATATTTAATAGGGTGGTCCTTATTTCGTCgaagttatatttttctttgcGGCACCCGCTTAATGTAAAATCTACCATAAAAAacagtatattttattttattttaaataaatacttttttacgaTATATAAGGACCACCCTAGTATTTAGTAAGGTACGTGTCAATCGGGAGAACTTGGGATAGGTACAgcaagctgcaaaattgcatggacacgtAGAGAAATCTGCAGCGTATTAACTTGTAATTATATTAAAGAACTCAATGTCAAATCTTGTCTCAACTCTcaagtaagtataatataataataatattctagcctatatacgtcccgctgctgggcacaggcctcctctcatgcgcaaGAGGGATTGGACTATAGTctccacgctagcccaatgcgggttggagacttcacatacacctttgaatttctttgcGGATGTATGCagatttcctcacgatgttttccttcaccgaaaagctaatggtaaatatcaaataatattgcGTAC
This genomic stretch from Cydia strobilella chromosome 6, ilCydStro3.1, whole genome shotgun sequence harbors:
- the LOC134742008 gene encoding uncharacterized protein LOC134742008 — its product is MEADSTTLDTSPKDTSFQPVFPFSVSPGNNQLYNTFATHSGERSLEWQIVEKLQAHGLLPKTVKCPAGKAECRVVCKNARVIDRVQWVCETCGTRQPVRLGSFFMKLQCSLLQALQIILAWSEDGDITQAAQHFGVKDRVATAIYNKMDDLAINAQMKDQLGGENSVVLAEMYPDCINRLSPDTTDTPHVHRILMLADTNHIPTRYWLHVIKEDNKKTPPNNSLDSEHLRATVEEVVKKATLPNSIIVTGNSVPAIEGACSTQQLLQHCDADMQHFLTSRIWRGAVTLCAASRELCGAGAGAGAGAGAGAGAGAGAAWCACAAQRYLDAALYRVARAELFAHALQLIADDTRDKLQ